GGTCAGGAATTAGCTGGCTCGGTCAGCAAACATCCCTACCTCGACCGCGAAGCGCCGCTGGTCTGCGCGGATTATGTTACGGCTGACGACGGCACTGGCTGCGTGCATATCGCGCCCGGGCACGGTCAGGAAGATCACGCCATCGGCTTAAAATACGGCCTGCCGGTCTTGATGCCAGTCGACGAAAAAGGTATTTTGACCAAAGAGGCCGGGCAATTCGCGGGGCTGAAAGTAACCGAAGCCAATGCCAAAATCATTGAACATCTGCGCGAACTCGGCGCTCTACTCAAGGTCAAGAATATCACGCACTCTTATCCGCACTGCTGGCGCTGCAAAAATCCCGTTATCTTCCGCGCCACGCCGCAGTGGTTCGTGGCCATGGATCGAGACGGAAAACACGGCGCGATCCGCGCTCAGGCTCTCGCCGCGGTCAAAAACAAAGTGCAGTGGCTGCCAGACTGGGGACAAAACCGCATTTACACCATGATTGAAAACCGGCCGGATTGGTGCATTTCCCGCCAGCGTTTATGGGGCATACCAATTCCGATCTTTTACTGCGCGGATTGCGGCACGCCGCAGTTGGCGCCGGAATTTTTTGACGCGGTGATCCAGCAGGTGCAAAAAGAGGGATCGAATATTTGGTTCAACAAAAGCGCGGCGGAAATTTTGCCGGCCGGACTGCGCTGCCAGTGCGGCGGCCAGAAGTTTCGCCAGGAAACGGATATTCTCGATGTTTGGTTTGAGTCCGGCGCTTCCCAGGCGGCGGTGCTGCGCCAGCGGCCGGAGCTGAGCTGGCCGGCCGATCTGTATCTGGAAGGCTCTGACCAGCACCGCGGCTGGTTTCATTCTTCGCTGCTGCTGGCGATCGGCTGTACCGGCGAGCCGCCGTACAGAACTGTGTTGACCCACGGTTTCACTGTCGATGACAAAGGCCGCAAACTTTCCAAATCGCTGGGCAACACCATCGACATTCAAAAAACGCTCAATACTTTTGGCGCGGATGTCGTGCGGTTTTGGACAGCGTCGGTGGATTTCAAAAACGATCTGGCTGTCTCGGATTCGATCTTGAAACAGGTGCAGGAATATTACAGCAAGATCCGCAACACCTGGCGGTTTATGCTGTCCAATCTATATGATTATCGGGCGGCGGAAAAAAGCGAACTGCGGCCAGTCGACCGCTGGATACTCTCGCGCCTGCAGGGTCTGGTCAGCGAGATCAACAACGCCTATCAAAATTTTGATTTTCACCGGATCTGCCACCGCGCGCACGAATTTTGCGCCGGTGATCTGTCGGCTGTGTATCTCGATCTGCAAAAAGACGATCTTTACTGCAGCGCGCCGGAGGCGCCGGAACGCCGCAGCTGTCAGGAAGCGCTGAAAATAATTTTGGTCACGCTGGTCAAATTATTAACGCCGATCCTGGCCTACACCTGCGAGGACATTTACAAATACATTAAGCAGGTCGTGCCGGAGGAAAAAGCGGAGTTTGCCGCCCTGACCGATCTGCCGCAGGCCCAGCCGGAATTCATCGACAAAGCGCTGGAAGAAAAATACGCGCGCATCTTAAAGATCAAAGACGAAGTCTACAAAGCCATCGAGATCCAGCGCGCGGAAAAAGTCATCGCCTCGTCGACCGAAGCGGCGGTGAGCCTGCGCGCGCCGGCTGAGCTGCTGCAAGATATCTCGGCGGCGGAATTGGAAAAATTTTTGATAGTTTCCCGGGTGACCATTCAGACCGGCGAGCTAAAAGCGGAAGTCCAGCAGGCCGCCGGTGAAAAATGCGCGCGCTGCTGGCGGTTTTTTGAAAATCTCAACGCCGAAAAGATCTGTCCGCGCTGCGCCGCGGCGGTCAACGCGGCAGGGTAATTACAAGCCGCGCAAAATATAGTAACATTATTTCATGCTGAAAAAATCGATCCTGGGCGCCGCGGTCATTTTAAGCTGCGCCTTGTTTTTGAGCGGCTGCAAGGTCTTGACCGCTATCCGCGGGGCGTTGCGTTTCGGCGATGTGACGGAATTTAATTACGGCGTATCCGCGCTACAGTACCTGCCGGATATAGACCAGCGCGCCAAAGCCTGGCGGCGCGACGCTTATCTTTTTGCGATCTCCGAAGCCGAGGTTGACGCTGGCGGCAACAGCAACAAATGGGCCTATCTTTTTTATTCGCCGGGCTCCGGCAAATCGATCGTCTACACTTACGACTCCGGCTACATCGCGCAAAGAGAAACCGTGCTCTCGCCGCTCAATCCGGTCAGCAATCTAAAGATCGACACGCCGACCGCGCTGTATAAAGCCACGGAAGCCGCCAGCGCTTTCATCGCCGAATCCGGCGTGACAGCCAGAGTGATCTCGCTGATCGGCCCGCCTCACGAGACGCGGCAAAAAACGTCAAAATGGCAAGTGGTTTTTCACGGCGGCAATAAAAAACACGCCGTGGTGCTTGATGCGGAAACCGGACAGGCGCTCAGCAAATAGCGCGCGGCAATTTGTCTTTCCTAAAAATTTCGCCCACTAAATGAAATGAACCAGCCGCGGCAGCGGTAACCCGCCGGCGCAAGGCCTCGCGCGCGGCCAGACGGCAGGCGGACTGGATGCTGGGTCTGCTCACCGCCGGAATACCGCAGGCGCGCGCGGCCGCGGCTATTTCGGCAGCCGTAAAAGCTTCTTCCCGCCGCGCAGATGGTAAAGTAACCGCAATCAACAAAGCGATCTGCGTCCGCAAGACCGCCAAAATTTTTTCTAGATTTTTACGGCGCATCAAACCCAGAACTAAAATTTTGGGCCGGACAGCCCGCAGTAAATTGGCAAAGGCCTGCGGATTGTGCGCCACATCGAGATAAAACGGCGGAGTATCCCGCCATTTTTGCAGGCGGCCGGGGAAGATAGTTTTTTGCAGGCCCCGCTCGACCAGCTCCGGCGGCAATTTTAAAAACCGCAAAGCCGCCCGAACAAGTTGTTTATTATCCGCGCCAGAAATTATTTTTAATTTATTTCCATACTGGGCGGCCCGCTTTTTTATTACCGCCAGGACTTCCGGTTTTTGCCGGACGGTCGCCAGCGGCGCTCCTCTTTTAATAATGCCGGCTTTTTCCGCGGCGATTTTTGGCAAACCCGCCCCCAGCACGGCCTCGTGATCGTAATCAACCGGCGTAATGATCGTCAAAATCGGCCGGCAGACATTGGTCGCGTCATATTTGCCGCCCAGACCGGTTTCCAGAACCGCCAGCTCAATTTTTTGTTCTTGAAAAAAAACAAAAGCCATGGCCGTCAAAATTTCAAATTCCGTAATGCCTTTAACCCGCCGCGCCGTTTTGTCGACCCAAAAAAATATTCTGGCAAAATCACGGCGTGAAATTTCTTCTCCGTCGATCAAAAAACGCTCGGTATATTCGACCAGATGCGGCGACAAATACGTCCCCACTTTGTAACCGCATTCGCGCAGAGCATTGGTGGTCAGCAAAGCAGCTGAGCCTTTGCCATTTGTACCGGCGATATGCACGGCCTTGAGCCGGCGCTGCGGACTGCCCAGCAAAGCCAATAATTCCGTGATCCGCTCCAGTCCGGGTTTGACGCCGGCCAAACGCACATAATGTTCTAATTTACGGACTGCCCAAAAATATTTAAGCATCGAAAAGTTTAGCCAGAGTCTCCACGTCGAGACCGCAGTCCTGATAAAGCTCTTCGACAGAGCCCTGTCCGACAAAATTATCCGGCACGCCGCAAATAACCTGCGGCAAAGAGATCTTCAACTCGGTCAGGGCTTCCGCCACCGCCGCGCCAAAACCGCCGCGTATTGAGTTTTCTTCCACCGTAAATAATTTTCTGGTTTTTTTAGTTGTTTCCCGTAGCAGCTCTTTGTCCAGGGGCGCGGCAAAACGCGCGTTGACCACGCAAATATTCCGGCCGGTTTGTTTAGCGGCTTTGACGGACGGCGCGACCATGGAACCGATTGCCCAAACCGTTATTTCAGCGTCTGGCTGGCCGTAAACAATTTCGCCTTTGCCCAGTTCCACGTTCCGCGCGTCCCGCTCCGCGTCCCAGAACAACGCCTCGCCGCGCGGATAACGCAGCGCAAACAATTTGGAGCCAGACAAGCCAAATTTGATCAAATCTTTTAATTCATTGGCGTCTTTAGGCGCGGCCAAAATCAAACCCGGCACAGTCCGCAAAAACGCCAGATCAAAAACGCCGTGATGCGTTGGTCCGTCCGGCCCGACCAGACCGGCGCGGTCTACTGCCAAAAACAACGGCAGTTTCTGCAAAGCCGCGTCGTGAATGATCTGATCGTATGCGCGCTGCAAAAACGTAGAATAAACAGCCACGACTGGCTTCAATCCGTCCGCGGCTAGACCGGCGGAAAAAGTCACGGCATGTTCTTCGGCAATACCCACATCAAAAAACCGCTCGGGATATTTTTCCGCAAAAGCGCTCAAACCGGCGCCGTCCGTCATGGCCGCGGTGACCGCGCAGATCTTTTGATCCGCGGCGGCCTGTTTTAACAATTCCTCGCCAAAAACTTTCGTGTAAGAACGCTCGGTCTGGCCTAAATCTCCAGTCTCCAGGACAAAACCGGACACGCCGTGAAAACGCGACGGCTCTTTTTCCGCCGGCGCGTAACCTTTGCCTTTTTTGGTCAGCACATGCAGCAGCACCGGCCGATCAAAATCTTTGGCGTACTTCAAAGCGACGGTCAGCAGCGAAATATTGTGCCCGTCCAGCGGGCCAAAATACGTGAAGCCCAAATCCTGAAAAAAGCCGGCCTTTTGCCGTTTGGCCAGCTCGCGGATAATAATGCCGCCGGTGCGGCTGATCAGCTTATCCACAGCCAGACGCAGCGGCCGGCCGATCGCTGGCAAAAGCCCCAGCATAAATTCGGTCTGTTTTTTCAAGCCGCGGTAAATATTGGACAGCCGCAGCTTGGTGATCATTCCGGCCAGTGTACCGACCGGCTTGCCGATCGACATGCCGTTGTCATTCAAAATGATCACAAATTTCCGCAGACCCTGCGCGTTATTTAGCGCTTCAAAAATCAGGCCGCCGGAAAATGATCCGTCGCCGACCACCGCTACCACGGCAAAATTTTCTTTTTGAATATCGCGCGCTCTGGCGATGCCGACAGCCGCGGATACCGAAGTCGAAGCGTGACCGACCGTCAGCGTGTCGTAAATGGATTCCTCGCGTTTCGGAAAACCGGAAATGCCGTTGTGCCGGCGCAAAGTATCCATTTTAGCCAGCCGCCCCGTCAATATTTTATGCGCGTAGGCCTGATGGCCGACGTCCCAGATGATCTTATCCTGCGGGGTATCCAGCGCAGCGTGCAGCGCGACCGCTAATTCCACCGCGCCCAGACTGGACGCGGGATGTCCGCCGTTGACAGAAACGATCTGCAGGATTTTGCGCCGAATATCCCCGGCTAGCTGCTTTAATTCACTGAGCGAGTATTTTTTTAAATCGCCCGGGCCGGAATAACGCTCTAACATATCAAATATTATAAATCAAATGATAAGCAAACGCTAAAACAATACCGAGCAGGCCGCCGAAAAAAACTTCCAGCGGCGTATGGCCGAGCAATTCTTTCAGACGCAGCTCATTGATTTTCTTTTTGGTGAAAAAGTCCTGCATAAGCATATTCAGGATCGCCGCCTGTTTGCCGGCAGCGCGGCGCACGCCCGCGGCGTCGTACATCACGATTATGCTGAAGATCAACGCAATGGCAAAAGTTTTAGAAGCCCAGCCGTCGGAAAAGCCAATGGAAGCCGCCAGCGACAGCACCATCGCTGTATGCGAGCTGGGCATGCCGCCCGGCCGCACAAAAACTTTAAAATTAAACCGGCGGTTGCGCAAATAATAAAAAAATATTTTCAAAACCTGCGCGGTCAGCATGGCCAGCACAGCGATGCGCACATGCTCATTGAGCGTCAAACCATAAAGCATATTCAGTAATTCTGTCCAAATTTTAAGCAGCATCTAATTTTCCCTTTCCAGCAAGTACCGCGCCATAGCCAGCAGCAGATTTTCGCTGCCGAATATTTTAGCAGATACATAGGCTTTGTTGGTCTCCTCCGCTAGCAGTTCCGCGGCTTTCTCTAACCCCAGCAATGTTACATAAGTTACTTTATGGCCAGCGGCGTCTTTGCCCGGAGTCTTGCCCAGGGTTTCCGCCGTGCCAACCGCGTCCAGAATATCGTCCTTGATCTGAAAAGCCAGTCCGACAGCGGCAGCGTAATCCTGCAAAGCCTGCCGCGTCGCCGCGTCAGTTTGCGCCAGACCTAGAGGCGCGGTAATCGCGTACTTGAGCAGCGCGCCGGTTTTCCAGGCATGCATTTTCTGCAGTTCCGGCAAAGTTTTTACCGCGCCGGATAAATCCAGCGCCTGGCCGCCAGCCATACCGCAAAGGCCGGAAGCCGCGCCCAGATTTTTGATCAGTTCCAGCGCGCTTTGCGGCGGACAATCTCTGGCGATAATTTCGCAGGCCAAAGACTGCAGGGTGTCGCCGGCCAGCAGCGCCAGCGCTTCG
The window above is part of the Candidatus Margulisiibacteriota bacterium genome. Proteins encoded here:
- the ileS gene encoding isoleucine--tRNA ligase; the protein is MSEAKKFKDTLNLPKTDFPIRAGLAAREPEIWREMTAQNLYAKLLKKNTQKKYVLHDGPPYPNGDIHLGHALNKTLKDIVNRYMAMTGRAAPYIPGWDCHGLPIETQLLKDLRQAKKPIPEKAEFRKGCQEYALGYVEKQREQFQRLGVLADWENPYLTLQPEYEAEVLRVFKELAVNGYIYKGNKPIHWCPECQTALAEAEIEYAEHRSPSIYLKFPLLKVSAEKLKDASLIVWTTTPWTLPANVAVAVNPEMNYVICEAAASVTPVTERPALSGVEASRSDRYVVGEPLAARVFQELGLEYQIIATLTGQELAGSVSKHPYLDREAPLVCADYVTADDGTGCVHIAPGHGQEDHAIGLKYGLPVLMPVDEKGILTKEAGQFAGLKVTEANAKIIEHLRELGALLKVKNITHSYPHCWRCKNPVIFRATPQWFVAMDRDGKHGAIRAQALAAVKNKVQWLPDWGQNRIYTMIENRPDWCISRQRLWGIPIPIFYCADCGTPQLAPEFFDAVIQQVQKEGSNIWFNKSAAEILPAGLRCQCGGQKFRQETDILDVWFESGASQAAVLRQRPELSWPADLYLEGSDQHRGWFHSSLLLAIGCTGEPPYRTVLTHGFTVDDKGRKLSKSLGNTIDIQKTLNTFGADVVRFWTASVDFKNDLAVSDSILKQVQEYYSKIRNTWRFMLSNLYDYRAAEKSELRPVDRWILSRLQGLVSEINNAYQNFDFHRICHRAHEFCAGDLSAVYLDLQKDDLYCSAPEAPERRSCQEALKIILVTLVKLLTPILAYTCEDIYKYIKQVVPEEKAEFAALTDLPQAQPEFIDKALEEKYARILKIKDEVYKAIEIQRAEKVIASSTEAAVSLRAPAELLQDISAAELEKFLIVSRVTIQTGELKAEVQQAAGEKCARCWRFFENLNAEKICPRCAAAVNAAG
- the dxs gene encoding 1-deoxy-D-xylulose-5-phosphate synthase, with amino-acid sequence MLERYSGPGDLKKYSLSELKQLAGDIRRKILQIVSVNGGHPASSLGAVELAVALHAALDTPQDKIIWDVGHQAYAHKILTGRLAKMDTLRRHNGISGFPKREESIYDTLTVGHASTSVSAAVGIARARDIQKENFAVVAVVGDGSFSGGLIFEALNNAQGLRKFVIILNDNGMSIGKPVGTLAGMITKLRLSNIYRGLKKQTEFMLGLLPAIGRPLRLAVDKLISRTGGIIIRELAKRQKAGFFQDLGFTYFGPLDGHNISLLTVALKYAKDFDRPVLLHVLTKKGKGYAPAEKEPSRFHGVSGFVLETGDLGQTERSYTKVFGEELLKQAAADQKICAVTAAMTDGAGLSAFAEKYPERFFDVGIAEEHAVTFSAGLAADGLKPVVAVYSTFLQRAYDQIIHDAALQKLPLFLAVDRAGLVGPDGPTHHGVFDLAFLRTVPGLILAAPKDANELKDLIKFGLSGSKLFALRYPRGEALFWDAERDARNVELGKGEIVYGQPDAEITVWAIGSMVAPSVKAAKQTGRNICVVNARFAAPLDKELLRETTKKTRKLFTVEENSIRGGFGAAVAEALTELKISLPQVICGVPDNFVGQGSVEELYQDCGLDVETLAKLFDA
- a CDS encoding divergent PAP2 family protein codes for the protein MLLKIWTELLNMLYGLTLNEHVRIAVLAMLTAQVLKIFFYYLRNRRFNFKVFVRPGGMPSSHTAMVLSLAASIGFSDGWASKTFAIALIFSIIVMYDAAGVRRAAGKQAAILNMLMQDFFTKKKINELRLKELLGHTPLEVFFGGLLGIVLAFAYHLIYNI
- a CDS encoding polyprenyl synthetase family protein, whose translation is MPLELADYLAQKITILERALNNYLTFPPEAPRQLAEAMHYAVLNGGKRIRPALMLTVAELLQVAEAEILPAACALEMVHSYSLAHDDLPCMDNDDLRRGRPSCHRKFGEALALLAGDTLQSLACEIIARDCPPQSALELIKNLGAASGLCGMAGGQALDLSGAVKTLPELQKMHAWKTGALLKYAITAPLGLAQTDAATRQALQDYAAAVGLAFQIKDDILDAVGTAETLGKTPGKDAAGHKVTYVTLLGLEKAAELLAEETNKAYVSAKIFGSENLLLAMARYLLEREN